taataaaatcataaaacaatctcatgctcagagttcagagtccatatatccaaaccattccatttgtccttgtctatcatcagaacCTTCAGTTaactgtcagaatgaccaaaggcttgatcccagatccaggtcttcagttttttcctaaacaccaagagggaggatgacgatctaatctccccggggagtgagttccacaggtggggggccaccactgagaaggccctgctcctcgtccccgccagcctcacttgtgacagtggcggagtcgagagcagggcctccccagaagatcttaagcttcgagatgggacgtagagggagatccgttcggacaaatacactgggccggaaccgtatagggttttgtaggtcaaaaccagcactttgaattgtgctcggaattggattggcagccagtggagctggcgcaacaggggggttgtatgctccctgtacgtcgctccggtgagcaatctggctgcttctcgctggactagctgtagtttccgagcagtcttcaaaggcaaccccacgtagagtgtatttcttgctgtttctttgacaatgttgacgtagagattgtttggtttgcctactctggaacatgcaacatgtaattgtccttctttaagggcccctttcaaatctatcatacGTTATCTGTGAATCACATCTATCtgtatttatggctggatggctctctgtcaggagggatttgattacgttttcttctctggtgaagggagttggactggatggccttaagtattttctgttggtcatgggggttctgtgtgagacgtttgccccagttctgtcattcagaatggtctttgatgtaggtgaactataaatcccagtaactacaattcccaaatgtcaaggtctatatcccccaaactccaccagtgttttcatttgggcatattgagtattcatgccaagttgggtcaagatccatcattgtttgagtccagagtgatcactggaggtaggtgaactacaactcccaaactcaaggtgaatgcccaccacacccttctagtgttttctgttggtcatgggtgtcctgtgtgccacgtttggttcaattccattatgggtggagttcggaatgctctttgattgtaggtgaactatacatccctgcaactacaactcccacatgaccaAATCAGTTTAATTTTTCAGAGCCCCCTCCCCgagcttaattattattattaatattattaaactttatttgtaccccgctagcatctcccgaaggactcgatgtggcttacaaaggccaaggcctcaacacacaatataacaatacaaaaactaaggcaaattaaaaacaattaaagcaatataaacaacaagcattaaacaatacactaagacacaatagaactgggccgggccagagtaatgggtacaggattaaaagtgctgatgtgacaggtggtatataaggcttataggcaAGTGCAGAGTGTGATGTAcaacaatcttagttctaataaagtgcttatagGACTTGGTAtcggagatttcctaatctgggaaagcacatcggaacagcccggtcttcaagttctttctgaagactgcctgtctaagatctttggggagggtgtcccagagtcggggggccaccacagaagggtgttccagagttgggaggccaccacagaaaaggccctgtctcgtgtccccaccaaacgtttattgttattataacaataatataaacaaataCGGGAGAGTTCGATCAATATGGATACCAAAACTCCAGTTTTCTTGCCTCATaactgaatccccccccccccccccgttgtgcACTATATGGATACATCCATAGATAGATGGGTGATAAGACAAAATGGGGGGTGAAATCGACGGGATTTTTTGGATCTTAAGAGATGCAAGCTCAAATCCAGTTATTACACTTTAACGTTTGGATTAAAGCCCCCGGTCGCACAGCGGTTTAAACCCCTGTGACGGCAGGATTAAAGACCGACAGTTTGAAGGTACAAATCTAAAGAAagcgctgatgagctccctctatcagcgttagctcctcatgcagagacatgggaCAAGCCtcctacaaaataataataataataataataataataataataataataaaacaacatcagGAGATTACATCCaaacattagaaaaaacttcctgactgtgagagccattcatcagtgcaactctgccctagagtgtggtggaggcaccttctgtagaggcttttaagcaggggccATTGTGCTGAAGACCAAGCTATATAACCTGTTTTAATTTGTCCACAACTGGTGCATGTTTCACTGGGATTATTCCTGGATTTTGCATAAACCAATTactcaaataaaaaataacaaagataaAAAAAAGAACTGGATTGTGTTGCCATGCCCTAaaagttctctctctccttttagaGGCTGCTATGCCATCTAATGAGGAATTTCTGTTTGAAGGGGCTGAACAAAAGAAATCAAATAGCCCATTTTCCTCTAATGTACAAAGAAGTGCATAAAGTGATGATCTgttaagattttttaaatgatcagaaaactgacattttaattTTGAATAATTAACAAATGTGGCAATTTGAATGTATGAGTGGTACATCAATTAATAAATGTAAGAGAACCTATAAGTGAGATCATGGTCCCTActgcattgctatataatccagattgtcaaagcagataatctggattttatatggcagtgtagatggggcctgtgtgGGAGGTAAATTCTCTGGAAAAGTAGCTAAGAGTGATAGTTAGCTGTTAGATTCACTTAATACATGGGTTttcctagaatcacagaatcatagagttgtaagagaccacaaggccatccagtccaaccccctgctgtgcagcaaaacaaaatcaaagtacccccaacagataatcatccagtctctgcttaaaatcttccagaggaaaaaactccaccacactccaagacagcaGCTTATTCCACTGCCGGAACAGCTCTTACCCTCtggtagttcttcctaatgtttaggtggtatATCTTTTCCTAAAGTTTTAATctgttgctccatgtcctagtctctagagcagcagaaaacaaacttgaccCCTTATCAAAGTGacacctttcaaatatttcaacacaGCTGTCAAGTTCCTTCTCAGACgttttttctccaagctaaacatacccagtttccTAAGTTGCTTTGCTTCTAAACTTTTGACTATTTTGGTTGCTGCACGATTCCTTTAAAATCATTCCGAGTTTTTTCGCATGACAGCATAGAAATGGTTGAAAGGAAATCACATCCTGGATTCTTAATGTAGACCATATTCACCTATTTCATTACACTTACAACATACTAGAAAATGACTTTATTTATTGAGACAgagatatttgttgttgtttattcgttcagtcatttccgtgacctcatgggccagtccacaccagagctccctgtcggctgtcgacacccccagctccttcaaggttaagccactcacttcaaggataacatcaattcatcttgctcttggtcggcccctcttcctttttcctttcattttccccagcattattatcattctccaagcttttctgtcttcttattatgtggccgaagtgtttcatctttgcctttaatacccttccctccagtgattaGTTGggcttttatttcctggagtctggactagtttgatcttcttgcggtctaaggcactctcagttttcctccaacaccacagttcaaaagcatctatcttcctttgctcagccttccttatggtgaaGCTCTtgaatccataggttactacggggaataccattgctttaactatgcggatttttgttgccagtgtgatgtctctactcttaactgttttatcaagattggtcattgctctcctcccaagaagtaaacgtcttctgattttctggctgtagTCTgcgaaatacagggtgaggcagcataatttcCTTTATTCAGAACTTAATAAAACcaattgtatgaatcagatttttttttataatgtaggcacatatataacctttttttaaacatagttttgaagatcaaattaggtaggtgatgtccgcCATTCTcctttctccatacactgagtaaaccgatttctggcatttgttatgactcttgccagcatagcaggcgttatgttggcaatttcttcctggatgttggtcttcaaatcttgtaggctccttggacagttcacataaacacgggatttcaaaaaacctcatgggaaaaaaatcacaaggtgccaaatctggagagcgagccggccactccaaatccgctcgaaaggtaggcctcaatggcaaaagcacgctcctcactgttccaacgcatgatggcgactgaactgtgtcaggacaagactttatactcccgcctctcgaacaagaccactagctctccgctacgtcttcaaccgacagAATGGCTCGCATTTttgaaaaggaagttatgctgcctcaccctgtattaaaaTGTCAAAATCTGCCTCTGTTGGGAAATAATAGGTGTGTTACTTTTGAACGTACTGTTGTTacaagaatacacacacacacacacacacagttcaaatgctatttttacttttttccaaCCATAGGAAAGAATTCAATAATTGAAGATATGGAGCAAGAAGTTCAGGAACTGATAAGCAAAATTAATGAGAATCGGAAGAAAGACCACGAGTTCATGATGACGTTCAGAGAAAATCTTTGGATAAAGGTAAAGTCATATAGTTATAATGCACAAGTTGCATTCTGATTAATTGGGAAGAATAACTACAAGTCCCCTAAATTATTGTGTTTTCTTCCTATTTCTTAGTGTTCTGAGTTGGCTTCTTGTACTTAGTCAATACTCAAAATTCAATAACGCCAagtattttagaaaaaaatagtcACCAGAATCTTTTACTTGCTCATAAAATCTTTTCCCCAAAAATTCAGATATGGTTGCATCTTTCCCATTTTCCACACTGAAAATCTTTTCAGCGTCCATCCTATTTCCTCTTTTCAGTATGTTCTTTAATATAATCTGACTCTTTTCATGTAAAGAAATGTTCAAACGTTCTTTGTGGCATttgtattacactatgtaacacaatttttattcctggattataaatgtaatttccgaATTAGTTCTAACAatatggaaaagtttattaaactgcacaaattttgtttttgcgggataccctgcagcacattttgctatagttttccattGACTATCTTGTAGAGtaccaaccaattcaacatagtttgtagcagccacaaaaatgaagtttctggagtataacaactcaagtactacacaattaaaaaggaaagaatactttcaaaccaggaacagaatttttcaaATTTAGTTTCATAGTATAACTGCTCCCCCTGCTCTCTGCtcaatttcctttttttcccctggtGAGTTAAGTTACACCACAGGAGCTGCTGAGTTTATTAATATCAACCTTTGCGCTGTTTCAAAGGACATGATTGGTGGTTGGATTCTAACTGCATAGCTGCTCCTTAAATTTCTGATCATTCCACTGATGTATGGTCGTAACTATTCATTGTTATTTGTCCAAAAGTGGACCTCAAGTTATGTATGGGACATCTCCAAGAACCATAGTTCATGACGTTGAAAAATCATGGCTGTAAATTACTTGATTGTGTCAAACACCCTGTAATGCGGTCTCCCTCATTTCCTAATATTAGACCATCATCTTTTCTAACAACTCAAACTGTCTTATGTCATTTTATGATATTTACTCAAAGTAGCCATTACTAAATTCTCATATGGTTATATGTGGATATGTTTGCAAGTGTTGAGAAGTAAAATTTGTCAAAGTCTTTTAACTTAGGACAAGCTCTTcataaaggattttttaaaaatctttagcTCTTAttaattcttctctttcttctgaaAGGTTTCAAGCTTATTAGAAGAGTCAGAAGAAAGGCTGCTTAACGCTTATGACCATAGCATGAGGCTCATTCAGGAAAATCTCCAAGAGTTTTT
The sequence above is a segment of the Anolis sagrei isolate rAnoSag1 chromosome Y, rAnoSag1.mat, whole genome shotgun sequence genome. Coding sequences within it:
- the LOC132765497 gene encoding synaptonemal complex central element protein 2 gives rise to the protein MAHSGEYQEDSFQEASDVVAQPLVEDLVHRNKGKNSIIEDMEQEVQELISKINENRKKDHEFMMTFRENLWIKVSSLLEESEERLLNAYDHSMRLIQENLQEFFENMESIREIETELRQMGSNIE